Proteins encoded within one genomic window of Gemmatimonadaceae bacterium:
- a CDS encoding UPF0182 family protein, with product MTRRRWLVFALAAAAILLIAGRAVAGAYADYLWYESLGALALWRMRTQAVLVVRGGSMAIATLFAFANLYAVRRSVVSLVFPRRLGNLEIGEEVPGRYLLWAAIGLAVVLGVSLAMSSDNWTSFVLASSGKPFDESEPYFGNDLGFFTYWLPFENLLWMWAFLVVIVVSVAVILLYALTPSLKWQRGGFYASTYVRRHFTVLVGLLLLMLAWSFRLDMYSLLVDGSGPDGVFGWVDHHVGVPSDLVLSVATLGAALIVLWTGLAGRMRLAGIAVLSTIVLSLLGREIAPAVAAHIGTDAHRALREQSYIATRAAYTRRAFGVDVMPLATTSVQFSSAAAALPAVSLWDAPALARAVDASRAGTSEDRATPIGWRATSDGLLAQVVNAPVAGASSRAPWTAAVVVASDVDERGAPLRADASDPSAIDDNPVDAPLVYPGASEMLVVADSLRRAAGTSLEGGLARLAVAWSSQNFSLLSNDLQQPHPTAIVHRDIRDRLDRYMPFFAQGGHVEPILLGDSLYWAVDLYSASDMYPLSRHAFLAGEDQSYLKHAATAVVQASTGEIVVVPDSALDPVATTWVRALPSLFNTWNTLPPRVRTSLPPAIDALYAQAYAFGRYGSRGESTAPRHVPTLEGADDALVGERVPLAAPAQAGTEPATMMTLPLVDDTERLRGVLVGTGGASRTTSWYPLAVPGPRWGAILDRLRSVDSAGSAAREGPLAHGRARAIPVNGAIAFVQPSYRWRPQTVPTVNRVALLAGDSIRAIAPPIASVAHPGTTPTPAGSGAMPASRSAAALYAAMRDAMRRGDWVAFGRAFDALGRVLNEKKSGGRTP from the coding sequence ATGACGAGGCGGCGGTGGCTCGTCTTCGCGCTGGCGGCCGCCGCGATCCTGTTGATCGCCGGCCGCGCCGTGGCCGGCGCGTACGCCGATTATCTCTGGTACGAATCGCTCGGCGCGCTGGCGCTGTGGCGCATGCGTACGCAGGCCGTCCTCGTGGTGCGCGGCGGGTCGATGGCCATCGCCACGCTATTCGCGTTCGCGAATCTGTACGCGGTGCGCCGGTCCGTTGTCTCACTCGTGTTCCCGCGGCGTCTTGGAAATCTCGAGATCGGCGAGGAAGTGCCGGGCCGGTATCTGCTCTGGGCGGCGATCGGGCTCGCGGTCGTACTCGGTGTTTCGCTCGCCATGTCGTCCGATAATTGGACGTCGTTCGTCCTCGCCAGCTCCGGCAAGCCGTTCGACGAGAGCGAACCGTACTTCGGCAACGACCTCGGGTTTTTCACGTACTGGCTTCCGTTCGAGAATCTGCTGTGGATGTGGGCGTTCCTGGTCGTGATCGTCGTCTCGGTGGCGGTGATTCTGCTCTATGCGTTGACGCCGAGTCTCAAGTGGCAGCGCGGCGGCTTCTATGCGTCGACGTATGTGCGGCGCCACTTCACGGTGCTCGTCGGACTCCTGTTGTTGATGCTCGCGTGGAGCTTTCGTCTCGACATGTATTCGCTGCTCGTGGACGGCAGCGGACCTGACGGCGTGTTTGGCTGGGTCGATCACCACGTCGGTGTGCCGAGCGATCTGGTGTTGTCGGTGGCGACGCTGGGCGCGGCGTTGATCGTGCTCTGGACCGGTCTCGCGGGCCGCATGCGGCTCGCCGGCATCGCGGTGCTCTCCACGATCGTGCTCTCGCTGCTTGGCCGCGAGATCGCGCCGGCGGTCGCCGCGCACATCGGCACCGACGCGCATCGCGCGCTGCGTGAGCAATCTTATATCGCGACGCGCGCCGCCTATACCCGACGCGCGTTCGGTGTGGACGTCATGCCGCTCGCGACGACGAGCGTGCAGTTTTCGTCCGCCGCCGCCGCGCTTCCAGCGGTATCACTGTGGGATGCGCCGGCTCTCGCGCGGGCAGTCGACGCGTCGCGTGCCGGAACGTCGGAGGATCGCGCGACGCCGATCGGCTGGCGCGCCACGAGCGACGGCTTGCTCGCGCAAGTCGTGAACGCACCGGTCGCCGGCGCGTCATCGCGCGCTCCGTGGACGGCGGCGGTGGTCGTGGCGTCCGACGTCGATGAACGTGGTGCGCCGCTGCGCGCCGACGCTTCCGACCCGAGCGCCATCGATGACAACCCGGTCGACGCGCCGCTCGTGTATCCCGGCGCCTCGGAGATGCTCGTCGTGGCCGATTCGCTGCGGCGCGCCGCAGGGACGTCGCTCGAGGGCGGACTCGCGCGCCTGGCCGTCGCGTGGTCGTCGCAAAATTTCTCGCTCCTGTCGAACGATCTGCAACAACCACATCCCACCGCGATCGTGCACCGCGACATTCGCGATCGTCTCGATCGATACATGCCCTTCTTTGCCCAGGGCGGCCACGTCGAGCCCATCCTGCTCGGCGACTCGCTGTACTGGGCCGTCGACCTCTACTCGGCGTCGGACATGTATCCGCTCAGCCGGCACGCCTTCCTCGCCGGCGAGGATCAGAGTTATCTCAAGCATGCCGCGACTGCTGTCGTGCAGGCTTCCACCGGTGAGATCGTGGTCGTGCCCGACTCGGCGCTCGACCCGGTGGCGACGACGTGGGTGCGAGCACTGCCATCGCTGTTCAATACCTGGAACACGTTGCCGCCGCGCGTACGGACATCGCTTCCGCCGGCGATCGATGCGCTCTACGCGCAGGCGTATGCGTTTGGACGGTACGGCAGTCGCGGCGAGAGCACCGCGCCGCGGCACGTGCCGACGCTCGAAGGAGCCGACGACGCGCTGGTCGGCGAACGCGTGCCGCTCGCCGCGCCCGCGCAAGCGGGGACCGAGCCCGCCACGATGATGACGCTGCCGTTGGTCGACGATACGGAACGATTGCGCGGTGTGTTGGTCGGAACCGGCGGTGCGTCGCGTACGACCAGCTGGTATCCGCTCGCGGTGCCTGGGCCGCGGTGGGGCGCCATTCTCGACCGGCTGCGGTCGGTCGACAGCGCGGGCAGCGCCGCGCGCGAGGGACCGCTCGCGCATGGACGCGCGCGCGCGATTCCCGTGAACGGCGCCATCGCATTCGTGCAGCCCAGCTATCGTTGGCGGCCCCAAACGGTGCCGACGGTGAATCGCGTCGCGCTTCTGGCAGGTGACAGCATTCGGGCGATCGCGCCACCGATTGCGTCGGTCGCCCATCCGGGTACGACGCCAACGCCTGCGGGGTCCGGCGCGATGCCGGCGAGTCGCTCCGCCGCGGCGCTTTACGCTGCCATGCGCGATGCCATGCGCCGCGGCGACTGGGTCGCGTTCGGCCGCGCGTTCGATGCACTCGGGCGCGTGCTGAACGAGAAGAAGTCGGGAGGGCGTACACCGTGA
- a CDS encoding glycosyltransferase family 87 protein: MAREREGDVDDAARPLLLVYAALAHVVILVVVFWSVYRSNFSDVPIYYRYASRALAGAVPYRDFAVEYPPAALIFFGLPRLVATTLTQYYVAFRVEVVIADLLILVALNAIARRRGLNRVAVLGAYTVFVLTVGPIIGQDFDIFPAATVVCALWFAGRSEWFGASIMLAVGILTKLYPLLLVPVFAMQHVRARAYGLLVRCAIVGTATMVVLASPLLLVAPRNMLGFLDYHAARGVHAESTYGSLLVAASKLHLVAAAIEYNFSSWNMSGHAAAVVKPLSTVLMLAAVVVVYAMMYRRTRRDEPVDLAAWSALVLFAGLVTSKVLSPQYLIWVMPLVPLIAVRNRALLWTLFALTGVVTYYIFPLRYMALVRTEAPDAVVGLVLRNLLLVVTTVVLARGLRLSNRLSSSPS, from the coding sequence ATGGCGCGCGAGCGCGAGGGCGATGTCGACGACGCAGCGCGTCCGCTGCTTCTGGTCTACGCCGCCCTCGCGCACGTCGTCATTCTCGTCGTCGTCTTCTGGTCGGTCTACAGGTCGAACTTCTCGGACGTGCCGATCTACTACCGGTACGCCTCCCGCGCACTCGCCGGTGCCGTACCATACCGCGACTTCGCGGTGGAGTATCCGCCGGCAGCGCTCATCTTCTTCGGACTGCCGCGGCTCGTCGCGACCACGCTCACGCAGTATTACGTGGCGTTCCGCGTCGAGGTCGTGATCGCCGACCTCCTGATCCTCGTCGCGTTGAACGCCATCGCGCGACGCCGTGGGCTGAATCGCGTCGCGGTCCTCGGCGCCTATACCGTGTTCGTGCTTACCGTGGGACCGATCATCGGCCAGGACTTCGACATTTTTCCCGCGGCGACCGTCGTGTGCGCCCTCTGGTTCGCCGGGCGGAGCGAGTGGTTCGGCGCGTCGATCATGCTGGCTGTCGGCATTCTGACGAAGCTGTATCCATTGCTCCTGGTCCCGGTATTCGCCATGCAGCACGTTCGCGCGCGCGCCTATGGCCTGCTCGTGCGCTGCGCGATCGTCGGCACCGCAACCATGGTGGTGCTGGCGTCACCGCTCTTGCTCGTCGCTCCACGCAACATGCTCGGGTTTCTGGACTACCACGCCGCTCGCGGCGTGCATGCAGAAAGCACGTACGGAAGCCTGTTGGTGGCGGCGAGCAAGCTGCATCTCGTGGCGGCCGCGATCGAGTACAACTTCTCATCATGGAACATGTCCGGCCACGCGGCGGCGGTCGTGAAACCCCTGTCGACCGTGCTGATGCTCGCGGCGGTCGTCGTCGTGTATGCGATGATGTATCGTCGAACACGCCGCGACGAACCCGTCGACCTCGCCGCCTGGAGCGCGCTGGTACTTTTCGCGGGGCTCGTCACGAGCAAGGTCCTCTCGCCGCAATACCTGATCTGGGTCATGCCGCTGGTGCCGCTGATCGCCGTCAGAAACCGGGCGCTCCTGTGGACGCTCTTCGCGCTGACGGGTGTGGTGACCTACTACATTTTTCCACTGCGCTACATGGCGCTCGTACGCACCGAAGCACCGGACGCCGTGGTCGGGCTCGTGCTGCGCAATCTCTTGCTCGTCGTCACGACCGTTGTGCTCGCACGCGGACTTCGTCTGTCGAACCGCCTCTCTTCGTCGCCCTCGTAA
- a CDS encoding phosphomannomutase/phosphoglucomutase: MAIASGIFRQYDIRGIVGKDLTVEAARAVGVAYAANMAERGITGAIAVSCDNRPSGPMLRDALVDGLTGAGVDVIDIGVIPTPLNYWALHHLPVIGGIQITGSHNPPEYNGFKLSLSKASMHGEEIQHLYALTQTPAAAAKNKGTVSHEEVIDRYVDDVAARTGPLKRKIKIVYDCGNGAGALVAPQLFKKLGVEGRGLFCESDGTFPNHHPDPTVPENLEDIIAAVKQDKAEIGIAFDGDADRIGVVDGDGNIIWGDRVLILYARDVLERTGRGQSIIFDVKCSQALPTAVQNAGGNPVMWKTGHSLIKDKMKEMHAPVAGEMSGHMFFSEGFYGHDDAMYGAARLLRILSDSGRTVAQLLADVPDFVSTPELRIEVPEELKFGLVDSAVKHFRSKYDVIDVDGVRVLFGDGWGLIRASNTQPVIVARYEAQTPERLAAIRGEMEGWLRSQGVSVGTA, encoded by the coding sequence ATGGCCATTGCATCAGGCATCTTTCGCCAATACGACATTCGCGGCATCGTCGGCAAGGACCTGACGGTCGAGGCGGCGCGCGCCGTCGGCGTGGCGTACGCGGCAAACATGGCGGAGCGGGGCATCACGGGCGCGATCGCCGTGAGCTGCGACAATCGGCCGAGCGGACCGATGCTGCGCGACGCGCTGGTGGATGGGCTCACGGGCGCGGGCGTGGACGTGATCGACATCGGCGTGATCCCGACGCCGCTCAACTACTGGGCGCTGCATCATCTGCCGGTGATCGGCGGCATTCAAATCACGGGTTCGCACAATCCGCCGGAATACAACGGGTTCAAGCTCTCGCTCTCCAAGGCGTCGATGCACGGCGAAGAGATTCAACATCTCTACGCCTTGACGCAGACGCCCGCCGCGGCCGCGAAGAACAAGGGCACGGTCTCGCACGAGGAAGTCATCGATCGGTACGTCGATGACGTGGCGGCGCGCACCGGACCGCTCAAGCGAAAGATCAAGATCGTGTACGACTGCGGGAATGGTGCGGGCGCGCTCGTCGCGCCGCAGCTCTTCAAGAAACTCGGCGTCGAAGGGCGCGGGTTGTTCTGCGAGAGCGACGGGACGTTTCCGAATCATCATCCCGATCCGACGGTCCCTGAGAATCTCGAGGACATCATCGCGGCGGTGAAGCAGGACAAGGCGGAGATCGGAATCGCGTTCGACGGCGATGCGGATCGCATCGGCGTGGTGGATGGCGATGGCAACATCATCTGGGGCGATCGCGTGCTGATTCTGTACGCGCGCGATGTGCTCGAGCGGACGGGCCGCGGACAGTCGATCATCTTCGACGTGAAATGTTCGCAGGCGCTGCCGACCGCGGTGCAGAATGCCGGCGGGAATCCCGTGATGTGGAAGACCGGCCACTCGCTCATCAAGGACAAGATGAAGGAGATGCACGCGCCGGTCGCCGGAGAGATGTCCGGCCACATGTTCTTCAGCGAAGGATTCTACGGCCACGACGACGCGATGTATGGCGCGGCCCGGCTGCTGCGCATCCTGAGTGATTCCGGCCGCACGGTCGCGCAGCTGCTCGCCGACGTGCCCGATTTCGTGTCAACGCCGGAGCTGCGCATCGAAGTGCCCGAGGAGCTCAAGTTCGGTCTCGTCGACAGCGCGGTGAAGCACTTCCGCTCGAAGTACGATGTCATCGACGTCGACGGCGTGCGCGTGTTGTTCGGCGACGGCTGGGGGCTGATCCGCGCGTCGAACACGCAGCCGGTCATCGTGGCGCGCTATGAGGCGCAGACACCGGAGCGCCTGGCCGCGATCCGCGGCGAGATGGAGGGATGGCTGCGCTCGCAAGGCGTCAGCGTCGGAACCGCGTGA
- a CDS encoding CBS domain-containing protein, producing the protein MKLVDFLAPSRVLIPLDCDTLDAARTSLLARLESSGAIGDLERLQGRVSEERGEDMVAIADQAFLLHYRTDTALALQVAVGVCPTGIVRALDDGVEQRAPLVTMVVGPPRSAARQLQVVRAFGRLLSNREVIDALLAAPSAEALVSLPVFADYEIAEQLLVRDLMTERPRTIGGDVPLRHAARELIRSGLGALPVVDEHEQLLGMLSERELMRHLLATEGVSFGGSRHQSPAVARANDMTVREAMTRQVLCVAPEQPVAEVAALMSNKDVERLPVVREGRLVGFLTRGDIVRKLIGP; encoded by the coding sequence GTGAAGCTCGTCGATTTTCTCGCGCCCTCGCGCGTGTTGATTCCGCTGGATTGCGATACGCTCGACGCGGCGCGCACGTCGCTGCTCGCGCGGCTCGAGTCCTCGGGTGCGATCGGCGACCTCGAGCGGCTGCAAGGGCGCGTGAGTGAAGAGCGCGGGGAAGACATGGTCGCGATCGCCGACCAGGCGTTCCTGCTGCATTACCGCACGGATACCGCGCTGGCGCTCCAGGTCGCGGTGGGCGTCTGTCCGACCGGGATCGTCCGTGCGCTGGACGACGGCGTCGAGCAGCGCGCGCCGCTCGTCACCATGGTGGTCGGCCCACCGCGATCCGCCGCGCGCCAGCTGCAAGTCGTTCGTGCGTTCGGACGCCTCCTCTCCAATCGCGAGGTGATCGACGCGCTCCTCGCCGCGCCCAGCGCCGAGGCGCTGGTTAGTTTACCCGTGTTCGCTGACTACGAAATCGCCGAACAGCTGCTCGTCCGCGACCTCATGACCGAGCGTCCGCGCACGATCGGCGGTGACGTCCCGCTGCGGCACGCGGCGCGCGAGCTCATTCGCTCGGGGCTCGGCGCCCTGCCGGTGGTCGACGAGCACGAACAGCTGCTCGGCATGCTCAGCGAGCGCGAGCTGATGCGCCACCTGCTGGCGACGGAGGGCGTGTCGTTCGGCGGATCGCGGCACCAGTCGCCCGCCGTCGCCCGCGCAAACGATATGACGGTTCGGGAGGCCATGACACGGCAGGTGTTGTGCGTGGCGCCCGAGCAACCCGTCGCCGAAGTGGCGGCGTTGATGAGCAACAAGGACGTCGAGCGACTGCCGGTGGTGCGGGAAGGCCGGTTGGTGGGCTTTCTCACGCGCGGCGACATCGTTCGCAAACTCATAGGACCCTGA
- a CDS encoding carbamate kinase, giving the protein MTDPHRHVQTAVVALGGNALAPSGEQSTIYDQFRHTRESVGPIVDLALAGWSVCVVHGNGPQVGDELVRNEVAREQASPLPLGVLVAATAGWIGYMIQQSLENALQRAGSPRSVATVITQVEVDPTDPALRNPTKFIGRKLSRDRARQAKAEGHVIKPDGHGNLRRVVGSPVPRAIRELPVIKTLVEAGMLVVAAGGGGAPVYEHPTLGWEGVDAVVDKDLAAAVLARDLGAKLLIILTDVDAVYADWGTPEQRPLRRLTAAEAARMDEANAFGEGSMAPKIRAAIDFVRRTGGRAIITSLALGQAAVRGDAGTTITNLETDSLENP; this is encoded by the coding sequence GTGACCGACCCGCATCGGCATGTGCAGACGGCGGTCGTCGCGCTGGGCGGCAATGCGCTTGCGCCGTCGGGCGAGCAGTCGACGATCTACGATCAATTCCGGCACACGCGCGAGAGTGTGGGCCCGATCGTGGATCTGGCGCTCGCCGGTTGGAGCGTCTGCGTCGTGCACGGGAACGGCCCGCAGGTCGGGGACGAGCTCGTACGCAACGAGGTCGCGCGCGAACAGGCGAGTCCGCTGCCCTTGGGCGTGCTCGTGGCCGCGACAGCGGGGTGGATCGGTTATATGATTCAGCAGTCGCTGGAGAACGCGCTTCAACGAGCCGGCTCTCCGCGCAGCGTGGCAACGGTGATCACGCAGGTTGAAGTCGATCCCACCGATCCGGCGCTGCGGAATCCGACGAAGTTCATCGGCCGCAAGTTGTCGCGCGATCGCGCGCGTCAGGCCAAGGCCGAAGGACATGTGATCAAACCGGATGGCCACGGCAATCTGCGGCGTGTGGTGGGCAGTCCCGTGCCGCGAGCGATTCGCGAATTGCCGGTGATCAAGACGCTGGTCGAGGCGGGGATGCTCGTGGTCGCCGCGGGTGGCGGTGGTGCGCCGGTCTACGAGCACCCGACATTGGGATGGGAAGGGGTGGATGCGGTGGTCGACAAGGATCTCGCGGCGGCGGTGCTGGCGCGCGATCTCGGCGCGAAGCTGCTGATCATCCTGACGGACGTGGATGCGGTGTACGCCGACTGGGGCACGCCGGAGCAGCGGCCGCTCCGCCGGTTGACCGCCGCGGAAGCGGCGCGGATGGACGAAGCGAACGCGTTCGGCGAAGGCAGCATGGCACCCAAGATCCGCGCGGCGATCGACTTCGTGCGCCGCACGGGAGGGCGCGCGATCATCACGTCGCTCGCGCTGGGGCAGGCGGCCGTGCGCGGCGATGCGGGAACTACAATTACAAATCTCGAAACAGATTCACTGGAGAATCCGTGA
- the ndk gene encoding nucleoside-diphosphate kinase gives MAGNYTLTIIKPDAFGAGKAGTIIAHLEGQGFKVLAARVMHMSKDQAGEFYAVHKGRPFYGELVDFMTSGPCMPMVLEKGDAVASLRTAIGATDPAEAAEGTVRKLYAESKGRNAIHASDSDDNATRESRFFFAETELLAAR, from the coding sequence ATGGCCGGCAACTACACACTCACGATCATCAAGCCCGACGCGTTTGGCGCGGGGAAGGCGGGAACGATCATCGCGCACCTCGAGGGCCAAGGCTTCAAGGTCCTGGCCGCGCGGGTGATGCACATGTCCAAGGACCAGGCCGGCGAGTTCTACGCTGTCCACAAGGGCCGCCCGTTCTATGGCGAGCTCGTGGACTTCATGACGTCGGGACCATGCATGCCGATGGTGCTGGAGAAGGGCGATGCGGTTGCGTCGCTGCGCACGGCGATCGGTGCGACTGATCCGGCCGAAGCCGCCGAGGGGACGGTCCGGAAGCTGTATGCGGAGTCGAAGGGCCGGAATGCCATTCACGCCTCGGATTCGGATGACAACGCGACTCGCGAATCACGGTTTTTCTTCGCCGAGACGGAGTTGTTGGCGGCGCGGTAG
- the sucC gene encoding ADP-forming succinate--CoA ligase subunit beta: protein MNIHEYQAKELLRKEGVPIPPGDVATTPEEAEKIATQYGGTVVVKAQVHAGGRGKAGGVKLAKTPAEAKELATKILQLKIKDLPVQKVLVTPAADIASEAYVGIILDRASKKPVFMVSPAGGIDIEEVAATTPEKILKLPVDTRYGLQPYQASRLGYFLFDDPKKVKQAAKIMGQLYSAFMKNGCSLAEINPLVVTPAGDVVALDAKMVIDDNELDRHADIAALRDESAEAPSEVQARNANLTFIKLDGDVGCVVNGAGLAMATMDLVKYYGGEPANFLDIGGSSNPEKVVNALKIITADPNVKAILFNIFGGITRTDDVANGIVTATKQNPLKVPIVIRLTGTNEEIAMKILQENGFSASSDMDEAVKKAVALAKGGKAA from the coding sequence GTGAACATTCACGAGTATCAGGCAAAGGAACTGCTCCGCAAGGAAGGCGTACCGATTCCGCCGGGCGACGTCGCGACGACGCCCGAAGAGGCGGAGAAGATCGCGACGCAGTATGGCGGCACCGTCGTGGTGAAAGCGCAGGTGCACGCCGGCGGCCGCGGCAAGGCGGGCGGCGTCAAGCTCGCGAAGACTCCCGCCGAGGCGAAGGAGCTCGCCACGAAGATCCTGCAGTTGAAGATCAAGGATCTCCCCGTGCAAAAAGTGCTCGTGACACCCGCCGCCGACATCGCCAGCGAGGCGTACGTCGGCATCATCCTCGACCGCGCGTCGAAGAAGCCGGTGTTCATGGTGAGCCCGGCGGGCGGCATCGACATCGAGGAAGTCGCGGCGACGACGCCCGAGAAAATCCTCAAGCTGCCGGTCGATACGCGCTACGGGCTGCAGCCGTACCAGGCCAGCCGCCTGGGCTACTTTCTGTTCGACGATCCGAAGAAGGTGAAGCAGGCCGCGAAGATCATGGGGCAGCTGTATAGCGCGTTCATGAAGAACGGCTGCTCGCTGGCCGAGATCAATCCGCTCGTCGTGACTCCGGCGGGCGACGTCGTGGCGCTCGACGCCAAGATGGTGATCGACGACAACGAGCTCGATCGCCACGCCGACATCGCCGCGCTCCGCGACGAAAGCGCCGAAGCGCCGAGTGAGGTTCAGGCCAGAAACGCTAATTTGACTTTCATCAAATTGGACGGCGACGTCGGGTGCGTCGTCAACGGCGCCGGTCTCGCGATGGCCACGATGGACCTGGTGAAGTACTACGGCGGCGAGCCCGCGAACTTCCTGGACATCGGCGGCTCGTCGAATCCGGAAAAGGTCGTGAACGCGCTCAAGATCATTACCGCCGATCCGAACGTGAAAGCCATCCTGTTCAATATTTTTGGCGGGATTACCCGGACCGATGACGTCGCGAACGGCATCGTGACCGCCACGAAGCAGAATCCGCTCAAGGTGCCGATCGTCATTCGGCTCACCGGAACCAACGAAGAGATCGCGATGAAGATTCTTCAGGAGAACGGCTTCTCGGCATCGTCGGACATGGACGAAGCGGTGAAGAAGGCCGTCGCGCTGGCGAAAGGAGGAAAGGCGGCGTGA
- the sucD gene encoding succinate--CoA ligase subunit alpha, with product MSIFIDNDTTLIVQGITGRDGSFHTKQMMEYGTKVVAGVTPGKGGQKFEDKVPIFNTVADAVAATNANTSVIYVPPMYAADAILEAVDAGVKLVVAITEGVPVLDMTRVYPFVKERGARLIGPNCPGLITPGKSKVGIIPGRICTPGNIGVVSRSGTLTYEVVYQLTRAGLGQSTCVGIGGDPINGTNFIDCLAAFEKDPDTKAVAMMGEIGGTDEQEAAEFIKKHMKKPVVGFIAGQTAPPGRRMGHAGAIISGSSGTAAEKIAAFEAAGMGVAKRPMDFVELIKARVQ from the coding sequence GTGAGCATCTTCATCGACAACGACACGACGCTGATCGTGCAGGGGATCACGGGCCGAGACGGCTCGTTCCACACGAAGCAGATGATGGAGTACGGCACCAAGGTCGTCGCGGGCGTGACGCCCGGCAAAGGCGGTCAGAAGTTCGAAGACAAGGTGCCGATCTTCAATACCGTCGCGGATGCGGTCGCGGCGACGAACGCGAATACGAGTGTGATCTACGTGCCGCCGATGTACGCGGCCGACGCGATTCTCGAGGCGGTGGACGCGGGCGTCAAGCTCGTCGTCGCGATCACGGAAGGCGTGCCGGTGCTCGACATGACGCGCGTGTATCCGTTCGTGAAGGAACGCGGCGCGCGGTTGATCGGACCGAACTGTCCGGGGCTGATCACGCCAGGCAAGTCGAAAGTCGGCATCATTCCCGGACGCATCTGCACGCCTGGCAACATCGGCGTCGTCAGCCGGTCGGGCACGCTGACGTACGAGGTCGTCTATCAGCTCACGCGCGCGGGGCTCGGGCAGTCCACGTGCGTCGGCATCGGCGGCGATCCAATCAACGGCACCAATTTCATCGACTGTCTCGCGGCGTTCGAGAAGGATCCGGACACCAAGGCCGTGGCGATGATGGGCGAGATCGGCGGCACCGACGAACAGGAAGCGGCCGAGTTCATCAAGAAGCACATGAAGAAGCCGGTCGTCGGGTTCATCGCCGGACAGACGGCGCCGCCGGGACGCCGCATGGGTCACGCGGGAGCGATCATCAGCGGTTCCTCGGGAACGGCGGCCGAAAAGATCGCGGCGTTCGAGGCCGCGGGGATGGGCGTCGCCAAACGCCCGATGGATTTCGTCGAGCTGATCAAGGCTCGCGTGCAGTAG